The Banduia mediterranea genome window below encodes:
- the ccoO gene encoding cytochrome-c oxidase, cbb3-type subunit II produces the protein MSAGHDKVERNIGLMAVLIAGVIAVGGFVEIVPLMLGSQLDEPAPGVKPLTPLQVAGREVYVREGCYGCHSQQVRSLHEETLRYGPYSIAGESVYDHPFQWGSKRTGPDLSRVGGRYSDQWHRMHLMNPRDLVPESNMPGYPWLAEQWFGGEQVQAMMRALKRGGVPYTEDDIAAAPEAVQGETKLTALIAFLQSLEASPRDTVPSAEATTEAAP, from the coding sequence ATCGCCGGGGTGATCGCCGTCGGCGGTTTCGTGGAGATCGTGCCGCTGATGCTGGGCAGCCAACTCGACGAACCGGCGCCCGGCGTGAAACCGCTGACGCCGCTGCAGGTGGCCGGTCGCGAGGTCTACGTCCGCGAAGGCTGCTACGGCTGCCATTCGCAGCAGGTGCGTTCGCTGCACGAGGAAACCCTGCGCTACGGGCCCTACTCGATCGCCGGAGAGTCGGTCTACGACCATCCGTTTCAGTGGGGCTCCAAGCGCACCGGGCCGGACCTGTCCCGCGTCGGCGGCCGCTATTCCGACCAGTGGCATCGCATGCACCTGATGAACCCGCGCGACCTCGTGCCCGAATCCAACATGCCGGGCTACCCCTGGCTGGCCGAACAGTGGTTTGGCGGCGAGCAGGTGCAGGCGATGATGCGCGCGCTCAAGCGCGGCGGCGTGCCCTACACCGAGGACGACATCGCGGCGGCGCCGGAGGCCGTCCAGGGCGAGACCAAGCTCACCGCGCTGATCGCCTTTCTACAAAGTCTTGAAGCCTCGCCGAGGGACACGGTCCCGAGCGCCGAGGCCACAACGGAGGCCGCGCCATGA
- a CDS encoding cbb3-type cytochrome c oxidase subunit 3, which translates to MMDGLLQGLVTVFAFATFLGICVYAYSPSRKSTFEEAAQLPLDDSEPES; encoded by the coding sequence ATGATGGACGGACTGCTGCAGGGCCTGGTCACGGTCTTTGCCTTTGCCACCTTTCTCGGCATTTGCGTCTACGCCTATTCCCCTTCCCGCAAAAGCACCTTCGAAGAGGCGGCGCAGCTGCCGCTCGACGACTCGGAGCCGGAGTCATGA
- the ccoP gene encoding cytochrome-c oxidase, cbb3-type subunit III, with translation MTSTWSLVVAVVVLANIIACLWLLIWTSRRRPDEVAEGAETGHVWDDDLREYNNPLPRWWLNMFVLTIIFGLGYLLFYPGLGNFAGRLGWTSHRQHDERLAEVEARRHAVYAQYDGLGIEQLQDHAGARSMGAKLFSSNCAGCHGDDAHGAIGFPNLSDQDWLYGGSAEQVYTTISQGRRGQMPAFLTALTPEEVSGLVAYVSKLHTGEAPRRPDELIGQKKFAITCAACHSADGSGKLALGAPRLNDDTWLYGGSPDQIRQTILFGQKSEMPAFGELLTDTERRLLAAYVLGLSSDAEGAAAMAHAP, from the coding sequence ATGACGTCCACCTGGAGCCTCGTTGTCGCCGTGGTGGTCCTCGCCAACATCATCGCCTGCCTGTGGCTGCTGATCTGGACCTCGCGCCGCCGTCCCGACGAAGTCGCCGAAGGCGCCGAGACCGGGCATGTCTGGGATGACGATCTGCGCGAATACAACAATCCGCTGCCACGCTGGTGGCTCAACATGTTCGTGCTGACGATCATCTTCGGGCTGGGCTATCTGCTGTTCTATCCGGGCCTCGGCAATTTCGCCGGGCGACTGGGCTGGACCTCGCATCGGCAGCATGACGAACGTCTCGCCGAAGTCGAGGCGCGGCGCCATGCGGTCTACGCCCAGTACGACGGACTCGGCATCGAACAGCTCCAGGATCATGCCGGTGCGCGCAGCATGGGCGCCAAGCTGTTCTCCAGCAATTGCGCCGGCTGCCACGGCGACGATGCGCACGGAGCGATCGGGTTTCCGAACCTCAGCGACCAGGACTGGCTGTACGGCGGATCGGCCGAACAGGTGTACACCACGATCAGCCAGGGGCGGCGCGGTCAGATGCCCGCCTTCCTCACCGCGCTCACGCCCGAGGAGGTGAGCGGGCTGGTGGCCTATGTCAGCAAGCTGCACACGGGTGAGGCGCCGCGCCGCCCCGACGAACTGATCGGTCAGAAGAAGTTCGCGATCACCTGTGCCGCCTGCCACTCGGCGGACGGCAGCGGCAAGCTCGCCCTGGGTGCGCCGCGCCTCAACGATGACACCTGGCTGTACGGCGGCTCGCCCGACCAGATCCGCCAGACCATCCTGTTCGGCCAGAAGAGCGAAATGCCGGCCTTCGGCGAATTGCTGACCGACACCGAACGGCGTCTGCTGGCGGCCTATGTGCTGGGTCTTTCGTCCGATGCTGAAGGTGCCGCGGCGATGGCGCACGCGCCATGA